The Oreochromis aureus strain Israel breed Guangdong linkage group 16, ZZ_aureus, whole genome shotgun sequence genome includes the window CAGGGCAGGGATTTTGAGTCTCAACTCATTAAAGAGCTCTGTGCCCTAGCTGGTATCACGAAGGTGTGCACCAGTCCTTATCATCCAAGGGGAAACCCAGTTGAACGGTTCAACCGAACTCTTCTTGGCATGTTAGGAACTCtacaagacaaacagaaaactcACTGGCGCGATTATGTGAAACCACTAACTCACGCCTATAATTGCACCAAGAACGAGACCACCGGGTTTAGCCCATACGAGTTAATGTTTGGTCGCCAGCCTAGGCTTCCAGTGGATATTGCATTCTGCCTGCCAGTTAAAGATGGCTCTCCTACATCTCACTCTCAGTATGTGAGAGCTCTGAAGGCTCGCCTTCAAGAGAGCTATCGGATCGCTGCCAAAAACTCTCAAAAGGTTGCTGAACGGAATAAACGCCGTTTTGACAAAACTATCAGGGAGTCAACTTTGGAGAAGGGTGATCAAGTGCTAGTGCGGAACCTGCGGCTTCGGAATAAACACAAGCTTGCAGATAAGTGGGAGTCAACCATGTACAGAGTGGTGGAAAAGATGGTAGATCTACCTGTGTATGTTGTACAGCCTATGAATGGAGATGGTCCTATTCGAACTCTTCACAGGGATCTCTTACTCCCTTGTGGTGACTTATCTGAAGCTGAGGAAGTTGACCAGGTCGAGCCAAAGAGTTGCAGGCCAAGAACAAGGTGCAGTCAGCCTCTGTTACTTGAGGAGCAATCAGTCTGAGGATGACTCACCTGTCTGTCCTAGGCAGTCATCTGTCATTCCTGAAAGGTTTGTTCAGGTGTTTGAAATCCCGAAGAGACAACAGCAAACAGGAAAAACGGTACCGGAGGGTAGTTGTATACCAGCTATGCCAGCAGTCTCTGTAACCCCTCAGCCTCGGGATGAGCCTTGCAGGGGCAGCTCCCCTTTGCTGCCTGCAGAGCCTGTAGGGGTATCTCCTGAAGTAGCTGAAGGAGAGGAGCCAGATGTTGTGGCTGAGCAACTCCCTACTGAAGATGATGTAACTTTACCAACTATGACTAATCAAAAATCAGCTGTGGCTGAAGACAGCATTGATGTACCATCCATTGATGTAGAGGCTCCTATAGCTATGGAACCCATTGATCTGAACCCACAAACTCCTGAAGTAGCTCTGGAGCATAAGGAAACTGTTGAAAGTGCAGAAACAAATGATCATGTTCGTAAGTCAGAAAGGACACGTCGACCACCAGGGCGCTTCCATTATCCTGAGTTGGGAAATCCGTTAATTTCCTTTGCGCAGAGCCTCCTAGAGAGCTTTAACCAAGTACTTTATACAATAGGTGACTATGAGAGTTCATCTGTAGACCACAGCGTGACGCATGAAGGGGCTCATGCTAGGTCAAAGGGGGAGGGTGTAACCCATGTGAAATACAGGGCTGCAAAATCCCTTTTTGTTATTTAAGGCTATAGCCTGTTATTGTCACAAGGGGGTGCTGTGATGCAGTCTTGTGTTCTGACGACCTTGCGTCTAGTGCGCAGGAAGCATTACTTGTCTCTTCCTGTGAGATCTTCCCTTTGATGGCGGTCAAGTGCGTGTTGGAGCGCATGGAAAATAATATCTTGGTATGCAATGCTGCAACTCGGTTAATGAGACCAGATTGTTTTATGTATAAATGCTAATAAGCTACTGCTTTATTAGGCCCCGAACTCTGACCACAAAGGGAAAACATCTGTCAAGTTATTTGTGTTGGAAAATCCCGGTGAGTCACGTGCTTTTGTTAGCTACCTGTTAAGTTAGATAATGTATTTCACTAGCCGATTCAGCTCAGAAACCTTTGAACAAAAACCAATCGGGAGCTATGAGAATCTGGTGTGTTGTTTTGCTTCTCTTGTTGTTCTTTACAGTGTGTTTATAAGTGTTGAATGCTTTGAGCTAACGATGTTTTACTGGCGATGCTAGTTGCTAATAGCTGTTAGCCACCCCACCGCCCGAAGCCATATTCCGATCGGGGAGGTATTCAGATAGAAGCACTAGCTCTGTATATATTAGAATGGTTATGTCTTAATAGATATGAGCATATTACAAGTTTAATAGTATTTGCATTGTGAATTAAGTCACATTTGCTTGTAAGCCTTAAGGATCAATGTCACTTTCATTGCTATGTCTGTTTATGTTACTGTTTAAGCTGCTGATGTTCTTTATTGTGATATAATTTTGATAAAATAGTTGATACTGGTACAAACAAGTTACTGTAACCCTTGTAACTTGGTCAAGCTAAAGGGATTGCCATTTGTTATTAATACATTTGGAAAAGAAGTTAATGAGCTCATGTTAAGTACACAAGATGGGAAAGAAATTCATTGTTCTGCACTGTTTGTGTAGATTGGTTTTTGAACTACCAGAAAGGATTCTGGAGAACCACTGACGGCGAGAACAGCCCAAATGAGATCCTGGATGATCGTGAAATGGTGTGGCCAGCCATGCGATCGGATTGTGGAACTTGCCTGAGAAACTGATTCAAGCAACCCTGGATTTCAGATAAGCCCTATGCACTATTTTTCCTACCCAGATAATAGGGTCTGCACACTGACAATTCCCCTACAGTACACCTGTTTGGGTTTCAACGACTTTAAAGGACAATTCAGACTGGACAATTCAAACTTCACAAGAGGAACACTTTAatctgtttcattcattcaaaagAGCTCTGATACAATTCAGTATAAGTCTTCCATTTAAgtgtctttattttgttttattttgttctgttttacatCTATTCGCCTTTAAAATGCACTATTAGTGTGCAATTTGGTTTATtgtgttgtatatgtttacGAATGGTACTGAGGCAATAAAGGTCCCAGTTATTCACTTCCAAGCCAACTCCTTTTGTGAGTCTCCAAAACAAAACCTCCTTCTGAACCTAGAAAGATGTCTAGGGTCTCTATTTGAAGTGAAAGTGTACTGGTCCTGAGTAGAGGCGctacaaaagcaaaaaagagaCGTATAAggaaggtaaaaaaacaaacaacaacaaatacaaacaaacaacaaataaattaaacatttttttttaatcagttccCTAAGAAAAGAATTCAtgaataaatatatcatattcAAGCAGAGAATTTgagtaataaataattttttctgCAGCTAGAAATGAGAATGGATTCTCAACAAAGGCCTAAACAGCTGGTAGaaagcaggatggatccatgctttgcTGTTGCTTAATCAGAATAGCTCATACAGTAAATTTCTGACTCTACTCAAAaaggtttgattttctttttcttaaaaaaacaaaaaacaaacagattctGAAGCTTGATTTAGCTTATTAATTGTTCTTAAGGTATTCCAAGGGTTATCGCGCTAGTACCTTTctgatatttttaatttgtacACTTCAAGATCACTGAGGTCTGCAGACCAAATGCTCCTAGCTTTCCTGAGGTCTAGATTAAAGCACAGAGGAGATGGGGCCTTTGCTGTGGCTGTTTTTATGCTTCCTTTCTTAAATTCTGTCATcttgtcatgtgtttttttgtcatttgattattttagaTTGGTCAACAGCTATTGTTTTCAACGTGCTATGGAATAAATTTTACTTTGACTTTAGAGGGTCTGCTATTAGAAAGAAGATATGATAAAGCAGAGAGTTGGTTAGAAGGATAAGGAGTAGAAGAAACAAGCGGTAGAAAGTATTAAAATACTACTATTGCAttgtttttttcaaagtaaTTTTATACAATGGGATTCAAATacttaaatatgaaataaaaacaattttatgCTTAATATACTAAGCAAAACTCATATCTATTAAGTAGTAAGTACTACATTATGCTACGAAATGAGGGTACAGGATCAGATTTCAAACAGTGCAGAATTATGGACTGATTAATTTGTCAATGTACAGAAAGAAATGTAcatataaatttaaaaacaaaaaattctgCCAAAAAAGTAAGTCAGTAAGAATTCAATTcccttcaattttatttatataacaccagatcacaacaacagtcacctcaaggcacttaacAGGAGGTAATCTTTCATGtcctatgtgtgtttgtgtgtgtatatgtgtgtgtgtgtgtgtgtgtgagtgtgtgtgtgtgtgtgtgtgcacataacTTAGTTAATCTCGAACATAAGGACACAGCAAGGCAATATAATGAAATGTCAATTTGTGAAGATTTCTGAATGGTATATAGATGAATTTTACAACAATACTCCAAAAATGATGTGGAAtccttttaaaaatgaaaatcttattcaaaaaaatgaaaaaaaaaatgccattttCATGTTGGATTGAGCAAATATGACATGTCATAcctcaaaagaaaaatattagcaAAAATAATCTATCCAAACATTTATCCAAATAAATGTTTGCCTTAGACAACTGGTTGTCTAAATGTTTCTGAATCAAGTGGCttcagaaaatgtatttatattgctGCATctgttttgaatatttttgaataattttaaataaagaactCCAACCTTAATGgaaatcattttcttttcaaataaattaaactCAAGATTCTGTTTCGTATTTTGGTGAGTTTAAAACCATATATGAGAGGATTCATAACTGGAGGGATGATGAGAAATTCAATAGTGATGAAGTTTTGGAGGCTTTGAGGTAAAGCTCTGGAGCCAAAGCGCAAGTACATCGAATCAAAAATCATTACCACTAAAAATGTGATCAAAGAGATCAGATGGGGCACACAGGTCTGCATAAACTTTACCCTGTTCTCTCTGGACCTCACACATGTTTTAATAAGATGCATGTAAGTCCACATTATAAAAAAGCCATgagatatataaaaaataattgtCAAATATGAGCTAATGTTGTTTGAAAAGGTGTCAGCTTCAGGACAAGCAAGTTTAACAATTAACCAATTTACACATAAGACTCTCTGAATGTTTAAACCACATAACCTGAGTCTTGTTGTTAATATGACATTGATGGAGAAAATGCAGAAAGGTGTCAGCCAGGAGAAACACACCAGCTGTGAGAGCCTCCTCTTAGTCATGAAAGAGTGGTAGTGCAGAGGTCGACATATAGCCAGATACCTGTCAAAGGCCATAACAGCTAAAATGGTCAAGTCACAGCTGGCAAATGAGTACATGATAAAAGCTTGTAGCAAGCATGCTTCATATGAGATGCGATGAAAAGATGACAGTAAGTCTGAAAGGAATTTTGGGTAGAAACCTGTGGACCCATAAAGTGCATTAATGCAAAAACTGCTCAGTAAAATGTACATAGGTTCATGCAGATTTTCATCCAAGACAATGAGCAGCACAagagaaatattaaaaaataaaattagacaATAATACAGTAAGGTGCATGAGAAGAGGGCTACTATGAAATTCATTGTCTCATTAAATCCTGATAGAATGAAACTTCTTTCATTAGACTGATTATCCATTATCAGAGAGCACATTTACCTTTTTAGCATAACAGCATGTGAGCATACAGAGCACAGAGCTGTTGCATCTGTACCTGACAAATGTCTGCACTCCTTTTACACCTCCCATTAGTTATAGACTTTGAAacagcaagaaaacaaacatttggGAATTCAGCCTTTGTTGATTTATGgatatagaaaaacaaaatgagtagCTTCTCAGTTTCcagaaataaataatcaaaaatgtacataaaaataaattatgcatttaaaaagaaattatgcatgtcataaaatcaaaagaatGGTTAAAGTTATTAGTGTATATTGttctaaaagcaaaaaaaggatatttgtgaatttgtgttttatcgattatttgtttgttttgtaagtgtCTTAGCAATCATGTTGGAAAGCTGATTTCAGCATGCAAGAAAAATGGCAAGAAAGCAGGATGATGAACCACTTTTCAAAAAAAGATGTTGATAACTATTTGATATAAGAAGCTAAAATTTCACAGGAATTATTATTTGCATTAAAATTTTGTTGCATGAAATGAATGCAAATGAGGAATAGCTGAGCAGAAGGCCTGTATAAGTGCTGGCTCAGAGGGGATCACCAGATTATTGGGGGTATCTCTCCAATATTATGGGGTTTTTATCCTGCAACATACACTACCTTGAGGTAACTATAGTTATGAACTagtgtcataaaaataaaactgaatggaaTTGTATTGAAATGAAgctataaaataaacaataaccaCAAAAAATTGTTTCTTAACTTGACCACACATCtataaatgtgttgtttttttgtagtcAGCACATATGAAGAAGAGTAGAAAAACACAAGAGAGAAAAGGATGGTGAAAACATACTGTTCTATTTGTTTTGATATTTACATAAAACACATGCTCTGTGTTCAGTAGTATTAGGCCTGTATTCTTCTTTAACAGCACCCTCTGAGGAAAGAAGACCATTTTAAAGCAGCACTCAGCCACTGTGTGAATCCTAACTTATAAAGCAATTAGCTCCTACTCTATGTCTGAATTATTCTGTGAGGTATGAAAGTTATATTGTTCTTTCTATTCCTCTACATGGAAAGTCATGTTCAGCAGAATAGCTCATAAAGTATATTTCTGACTCTACTCAAAAAGGTTAGATATTCTTtttcctaaaaaaacaaaaacaaacacaaaaataattcTGATTAAACTTTTTTCCAGGATAACATTATGTATTTTGGCTAATTGATATGTTAATTCATATATAGAGAGGATTCAGAACTGGAGGAATGATGAGAATTTCTATCATGACCAAGTTAGCAGAACATTGATGGAGAAAATAGAGAAAAGTGTTAGATTAGGTAGGAGAAACACACCAGCTGAGACCCTAAAAGGTTGATTaggttcatctggacgtaataTTTTTAATGGGAGAAACgctttgtcactcatccaactgagttcttcagtctcagctgactgcaggtttccccaaccttataaagagtacatttgcacaatgactgaaactagtccactgaatgaacaatgggctgggaggtcagttcctttaTCATTAATGTGCAAATtgccatgaccattgatcaaagaccatgagtaccattcacagagttggctgcaatcacagcattgtaagatggtaaAGGATGTATCGTTAGACCCCCTCCTCCAtccagagatggtctttccctgtATGTAAGTTGCCTCCTTGACTCCttgctcaaaccagcgttcctccctgtccaggatgtgtacatcctcatcattgaaagagtgtccactggcctgtagatgtaaatagactgcagagtcctggcctgacgaggtagctgttctgtgttgtgccatccgcttcgcctgaggttgtttggtttccacgatgtataaatcctggcaatcctcctggtaTCCTACCTGGTAACAGCGTACACTAAAAATTGGTCCGacccttggggtggaccaatttttggtgctgtgtgttttggggtttaaaagccacagagactcggtgtttagaaaaaatgtgtctcaactgttccAATACTCCTGATACATATCGGATCACTAAGGGGTTTCGCTTAGGCAgcatctgtccttctctcctggagctttctttaggccccttcccagctttgacaaacgtCCAGCTAGGATaatcaca containing:
- the LOC116320679 gene encoding olfactory receptor 4Q2-like; this translates as MDNQSNERSFILSGFNETMNFIVALFSCTLLYYCLILFFNISLVLLIVLDENLHEPMYILLSSFCINALYGSTGFYPKFLSDLLSSFHRISYEACLLQAFIMYSFASCDLTILAVMAFDRYLAICRPLHYHSFMTKRRLSQLVCFSWLTPFCIFSINVILTTRLRLCGLNIQRVLCVNWLIVKLACPEADTFSNNISSYLTIIFYISHGFFIMWTYMHLIKTCVRSRENRVKFMQTCVPHLISLITFLVVMIFDSMYLRFGSRALPQSLQNFITIEFLIIPPVMNPLIYGFKLTKIRNRILSLIYLKRK